A window of the Gossypium hirsutum isolate 1008001.06 chromosome A03, Gossypium_hirsutum_v2.1, whole genome shotgun sequence genome harbors these coding sequences:
- the LOC107963701 gene encoding cytochrome P450 71AU50 yields the protein MLQIACSSFSWLLNVGNQKDGLFPASFSFLVAILGISLLYSFWKARKPMAPLPPGPRGLPILGYLPFLGFDNLHLVFTELGGVYGPIYKLWLGNKLTVVISSPSLVKEVVRDHDIAFSEREPPIAAQIITFGSNDIAFDSYSSPSWKNKRKVLATDMLSNANLNACYDLRREQVMKMVEDVYENVGKPIDIGELAYCALINLIGKMVWGGALRGEKGTAVEGRFKEISSQMMVLLGKPNISDIFPAIAWFDIQGIKRGMKKIRQSFNELLESVIELRMNTVTEKETSEQKFDFLQLLLDLHKNNNSPSSLTMNQVKGLLMDIVVGATDTTSTTTEWAMAEVMQYLEIMEKVKKELTNVVGINDIIEEFHLPNLSYLNAVIKETFRLHPPVPLLVPRCSAQSLTMGGYTIPKGSKVFLNMWSIHMDPNIWDNPSEFRPERFLDEPGKFDFLGNDFRYMPFGSGRRRCPGITLGEKMLSFILASLLHYFEWKLPQGEQLDLSSKFGIVMKKKNPLRLIPIPRLSGHVLYKK from the exons ATGTTGCAAATAGCTTGCAGCTCGTTTTCATGGCTGTTGAATGTTGGCAACCAGAAAGATGGACTGTTCCCAGCATCTTTCTCATTTCTGGTTGCCATATTGGGAATTTCACTCTTGTACTCATTTTGGAAGGCAAGGAAACCGATGGCTCCATTACCACCTGGTCCCCGTGGGTTGCCAATCCTGGGGTATCTTCCATTTCTTGGATTCGATAATCTCCATCTGGTCTTTACGGAGTTGGGTGGAGTTTATGGTCCCATTTACAAGCTTTGGCTTGGGAACAAGCTAACCGTTGTAATTAGCTCTCCATCGCTTGTAAAAGAAGTGGTTCGTGACCATGATATAGCATTTTCAGAGCGAGAACCTCCCATTGCTGCACAGATTATTACCTTTGGCTCCAATGATATTGCGTTCGACTCTTACAGTAGTCCCAGCTGGAAAAACAAGCGCAAAGTTCTCGCGACCGATATGCTAAGCAACGCTAACCTTAATGCCTGTTATGATCTACGACGAGAGCAAGTGATGAAAATGGTGGAGGATGTGTATGAAAACGTTGGCAAGCCAATTGATATAGGCGAATTGGCATACTGTGCGTTAATCAATTTGATCGGAAAGATGGTGTGGGGAGGCGCACTCCGAGGAGAGAAAGGGACTGCGGTTGAGGGTCGCTTCAAAGAGATTTCTTCGCAGATGATGGTGTTACTGGGAAAACCAAACATTTCTGATATTTTCCCCGCGATTGCATGGTTCGACATCCAAGGTATCAAGAGGGGAATGAAGAAAATCCGTCAATCGTTCAATGAACTTTTAGAGTCTGTGATTGAACTCAGAATGAACACGGTGACTGAGAAAGAAACGAGTGAACAAAAATTCGACTTCTTACAATTGCTCTTGGATTTACACAAGAA CAACAATAGCCCTTCATCACTTACGATGAATCAAGTAAAGGGCCTTCTCATg GACATTGTGGTAGGTGCAACAGATACTACTTCAACTACGACAGAGTGGGCAATGGCAGAGGTAATGCAATATCTAGAAATAATGGAGAAAGTGAAGAAAGAACTAACTAATGTTGTTGGGATAAATGACATCATTGAAGAGTTTCACTTGCCTAATTTAAGTTACCTAAATGCAGTGATAAAGGAGACCTTCAGATTGCATCCACCCGTGCCCCTTCTTGTTCCTCGTTGTTCTGCTCAATCACTCACTATGGGTGGCTATACCATACCAAAGGGTAGCAAGGTGTTTTTAAACATGTGGTCCATTCACATGGACCCCAATATTTGGGACAATCCTTCAGAATTTCGACCCGAAAGGTTCTTGGATGAGCCTGGAAAGTTTGATTTTCTCGGAAATGATTTCCGATATATGCCATTTGGGTCAGGAAGGAGACGGTGTCCAGGCATAACCCTAGGGGAGAAGATGTTATCTTTCATATTGGCCTCATTGCTGCATTATTTTGAATGGAAATTGCCCCAAGGCGAACAACTTGACCTTTCCAGTAAATTTGGAATTGTTATGAAGAAAAAGAACCCTTTACGTCTTATTCCCATACCAAGATTGTCTGGTCATGTGCTTTACAAAAAGTAA
- the LOC107963698 gene encoding cytochrome P450 71AU50, with protein sequence MLQTAYNLNPWLLDLSKPKDGLFRAVLSFVMVVLAISFWHLWFVKKSKKIVAQLPPGPRGLPIVGYLPFLGTDNLHLSFAELAATYGPIFKLWLGNKLCVVISSPELAKEVVRDHDVTFSERDPPIAAQVASFGCNDIAFDSYSNTRWKNKRKVLATELLTNARLNACYGLRREQVMNGLKDVYENVGKPIDIGKWTYLVALNAAISMILGGELPGEKGATIEGNLKENSSESMVLLGKPNVSDFFPVIARFDIQGIERGMRKINQQFNRLIESVIEVAIDKEKDKKSSEQKLGFLELLLHLERNNNEDNASPLTMDEVKGLLVDILVGGTDTTTTMVEWTMAELMQHPEIMEKVKKELSDVVG encoded by the exons ATGTTGCAGACAGCTTACAACTTGAATCCATGGCTATTAGATTTGAGCAAGCCGAAAGATGGACTCTTTCGAGCTGTCTTATCCTTTGTCATGGTCGTACTTGCAATTTCATTTTGGCACCTATGGTTCGTTAAGAAGTCCAAGAAGATCGTCGCTCAGTTGCCGCCAGGTCCTCGAGGGTTGCCGATAGTGGGATATCTTCCATTTCTTGGCACCGATAATCTTCACCTGTCCTTCGCCGAACTGGCTGCAACCTATGGTCCCATCTTCAAACTTTGGCTTGGCAACAAGCTATGTGTCGTAATTAGCTCACCAGAACTAGCAAAAGAAGTGGTTCGTGACCATGATGTAACATTCTCTGAACGAGATCCACCCATTGCTGCACAAGTTGCTAGCTTTGGTTGCAATGATATTGCATTCGATTCTTACAGCAATACTCGATGGAAAAACAAGCGTAAAGTTCTTGCAACCGAg TTGCTTACCAATGCTAGGCTGAATGCTTGTTATGGTCTACGAAGAGAACAAGTAATGAATGGCCTTAAAGATGTGTATGAAAATGTTGGCAAGCCAATTGATATTGGGAAATGGACATATTTAGTGGCATTGAATGCGGCCATCAGCATGATTTTGGGAGGTGAACTCCCAGGTGAGAAAGGGGCCACCATTGAAGGTAACTTGAAAGAGAATTCGTCTGAATCAATGGTGTTACTGGGAAAACCGAACGTCTCTGATTTTTTTCCGGTGATTGCACGGTTTGACATACAAGGTATTGAGAGGGGAATGAGGAAAATAAACCAACAGTTCAATCGACTTATTGAATCTGTAATTGAAGTGGCCATTGATAAGGAAAAAGATAAGAAGAGTAGTGAACAAAAATTAGGCTTCTTAGAGCTGCTATTGCATTTGGAGCGCAATAACAACGAAGATAATGCATCACCTCTTACAATGGATGAAGTCAAGGGTCTGCTCGTG GATATATTGGTGGGTGGTACAGATACTACTACAACTATGGTAGAGTGGACAATGGCAGAGCTAATGCAACATCCAGAAATAATGGAGAAAGTGAAGAAAGAATTAAGTGATGTTGTTGGGTAA
- the LOC107963697 gene encoding cytochrome P450 71AU50: protein MAPLPPGPRGLPILGYLPFLGFDNLHLVFTELGGVYGPIYKLWLGNKLTVVISSPSLVKEVVRDHDIAFSEREPPIAAQIITFGSNDVAFDSYSSPSWKNKRKVLATDMLSNANLNACYDLRREQVMKMVEDVYENVGKPIDIGELAYCALINLIGKMVWGGALRGEKGTAVEGRFKDISSQMMVLVGKPNISDIFPAIAWLDIQGIKRGMKKIRQSFNELLESVIELRMNTVTEKETSEQKFDFLQLLLDLHKNQDSPSSLTMNQVKGLLMDIVVGATDTTSTTTEWVMAEVMQHPEIMEKVKKELTDVVGVNDIIEEFHLPNLSYLNAVIKETFRLHPPLPLLIPRCSAQSLTVGGYTIPKGSKVYLNMWCIHMDPNIWDNPSEFRPERFLDEPGKFNFLGNGFRYMPFGSGRRRCPGITLAEKMLSFILASLLHSFEWKLPQGEQLDLSSKFGIVIKKKNPLRLIPIPRLSDHVLYKK from the exons ATGGCTCCTTTACCACCTGGTCCCCGTGGGTTGCCAATCCTGGGGTATCTTCCATTTCTTGGATTCGATAATCTCCATCTGGTCTTTACGGAGTTGGGTGGAGTTTATGGTCCCATTTACAAGCTTTGGCTTGGGAACAAGCTAACCGTAGTAATTAGCTCTCCATCGCTTGTAAAAGAAGTGGTTCGTGACCATGATATAGCATTTTCAGAGCGAGAACCTCCCATTGCTGCACAGATTATTACCTTTGGCTCCAATGATGTTGCGTTCGACTCTTACAGCAGTCCCAGCTGGAAAAACAAGCGCAAAGTTCTCGCGACCGATATGCTAAGCAACGCTAACCTTAATGCCTGTTATGATCTACGACGAGAGCAAGTGATGAAAATGGTGGAGGATGTGTATGAAAACGTTGGCAAGCCAATTGATATCGGCGAATTGGCATACTGTGCGTTAATCAATTTGATCGGAAAGATGGTGTGGGGAGGCGCACTCCGAGGAGAGAAAGGGACTGCGGTTGAGGGTCGCTTCAAAGATATTTCTTCGCAGATGATGGTGTTAGTGGGAAAACCAAACATTTCAGATATTTTCCCCGCGATTGCATGGTTAGACATCCAAGGTATCAAGAGGGGAATGAAGAAAATCCGTCAATCGTTCAATGAACTTTTAGAGTCTGTGATTGAACTCAGAATGAACACGGTGACTGAGAAAGAAACGAGTGAACAAAAATTCGACTTCTTACAATTGCTCTTGGATTTACACAAGAACCAAGATAGCCCTTCATCACTTACGATGAATCAAGTAAAGGGCCTTCTCATg GACATTGTGGTAGGTGCAACAGATACTACTTCAACTACGACAGAGTGGGTAATGGCAGAGGTAATGCAACATCCAGAAATAATGGAGAAAGTGAAGAAAGAACTAACTGATGTTGTTGGGGTAAATGACATCATTGAAGAGTTTCACTTGCCTAATTTAAGTTACCTAAATGCAGTGATAAAGGAGACCTTCAGATTGCATCCACCTCTGCCCCTTCTTATTCCTCGTTGTTCTGCTCAATCACTCACCGTGGGTGGCTATACCATTCCAAAGGGTAGCAAGGTGTATTTAAACATGTGGTGCATTCACATGGACCCCAATATTTGGGACAACCCTTCAGAATTTCGACCCGAAAGGTTCTTGGATGAGCCTGGAAAGTTCAATTTTCTTGGAAATGGTTTTCGATATATGCCATTTGGGTCAGGAAGGAGACGTTGTCCAGGCATAACCCTAGCGGAGAAGATGTTATCTTTCATATTGGCCTCATTGCTGCATTCTTTTGAATGGAAATTGCCCCAAGGCGAACAGCTTGACCTTTCCAGCAAATTTGGAATTGTTATAAAGAAAAAGAACCCTTTACGTCTTATTCCCATACCAAGATTGTCTGATCATGTGCTTTACAAAAAGTAA
- the LOC107963696 gene encoding uncharacterized protein encodes MVRGRDACWEHCVLVDATRQKVRCNYCHREFSGGVYRMKFHLAQIKNKDIVPCAEVPDDVRDHIQSILNTPKKQKTPKKPKMDKTVANGQQNSSSASGGLHPNHGSSGQHGSTCPSFLFPHPSPSEQPATDDAQKQKLDDADKKIAVFFFHNSIPFSAAKSMYYQEMVDAIAECGVGYKAPSYEKLRSSLLEKVKGDIHDGYKKYREEWKETGCTVLCNSWSDGRTKSFVIFSVTYPKGTLFLKSVDVSGHEDDASYLFELLESVVLEVGLENVIQVITDSTASYVCAGRHLMAKYSSLFWSPCASYCIDKMLEDISKQEWVGIVLEEAKTIARYIYSHAWILNMIRKFTGGRELMRPRITRFVDNYLNLRSIVFQEDNLKHMFSHSEWLSSIYSRRSDAQAIKSLLYLERFWKSAREAVSVSESLVKILRIVDGDMPAMGYIYEGIERAKGAIKAYYKGIEEKYMPIWDIIDRRWNMQLHSPLHAAAAFLNPSIFYNPNFKIDLRMRNGFQEAMLKMATMDKDKIEITKEHPVYINAQGALGTDFAIMGRTLNAPGDWWASYGYEIPTLQRVAIRILSQPCSFHWCRWNWSTFETVHTKKRNKVEMEKLNDLVFVHCNLWLQTICQGRDGKCKPIIFDEIDVSSEWPTESEPSVPLLDDSWLDNLPLECRGSP; translated from the exons ATGGTTCGTGGAAGAGATGCCTGCTGGGAGCATTGTGTACTTGTAGATGCAACGAGACAGAAAGTGAGGTGTAATTATTGTCACCGGGAATTCAGTGGAGGGGTTTATAGGATGAAGTTTCATTTAGctcaaataaaaaacaaagataTAGTCCCCTGTGCTGAAGTCCCTGATGATGTTAGAGACcatatacaaagtatattaaatACTCCGAAGAAACAAAAAACTCCCAAGAAACCAAAGATGGATAAGACAGTTGCAAATGGCCAACAGAATAGTTCCTCTGCTAGTGGTGGTCTCCATCCTAACCATGGATCTAGTGGCCAACATGGCAGCACCTGTCCATCTTTTTTGTTTCCGCATCCATCGCCTAGTGAGCAGCCAGCAACTGACGATGCTCAAAAGCAAAAGCTGGATGATGCTGACAAAAAAATTGCTGTTTTCTTCTTCCATAATTCTATTCCTTTCAGTGCTGCTAAATCCATGTATTATCAGGAAATGGTGGATGCTATAGCAGAGTGTGGTGTTGGTTATAAAGCCCCAAGTTATGAAAAGTTGAGATCTAGCCTTTTAGAGAAAGTAAAGGGTGATATACATGATGGTTATAAGAAATATAGAGAGGAATGGAAAGAAACTGGTTGCACTGTCTTGTGTAATAGCTGGTCTGATGGTAGGACGAAATCGTTTGTTATATTTTCTGTCACATATCCAAAAGGGACACTCTTTTTGAAGTCTGTTGATGTCTCAGGTCATGAGGATGATGCTAGCTACTTATTTGAATTGCTTGAATCGGTTGTCTTGGAGGTTGGTTTGGAAAATGTAATTCAGGTGATAACAGATAGCACGGCCAGTTATGTTTGTGCAGGAAGACATCTCATGGCGAAGTATAGTTCGTTGTTTTGGTCTCCTTGTGCTTCTTATTGCATCGATAAGATGTTGGAAGACATTAGTAAACAAGAGTGGGTGGGCATTGTGTTGGAGGAGGCAAAGACCATTGCACGGTATATATACAGTCATGCATGGATTTTAAATATGATACGGAAGTTCACTGGTGGAAGGGAATTAATGAGGCCCAGAATTACAAGATTCGTGGACAATTATCTTAACTTGAGGTCCATTGTGTTCCAGGAGGACAATTTAAAACACATGTTCTCTCATTCAGAGTGGTTATCATCCATTTATAGTAGACGTTCTGACGCTCAGGCTATTAAGTCGTTACTGTATTTAGAAAGATTTTGGAAGTCTGCACGTGAAGCTGTTAGTGTGTCTGAGTCACTGGTTAAGATATTACGGATTGTTGATGGTGACATGCCGGCTATGGGTTATATTTACGAAGGAATAGAGAGAGCAAAAGGTGCTATAAAGGCATATTATAAAGGTATTGAAGAAAAATACATGCCAATATGGGATATAATCGATCGGAGATGGAACATGCAACTTCACTCACCGTTACATGCTGCGGCAGCATTCTTGAATCCTTCAATATTCTATAACCCGAACTTCAAGATTGATTTAAGGATGAGGAATGGGTTTCAAGAAGCAATGCTTAAGATGGCTACGATGGATAAAGATAAAATAGAAATCACAAAGGAACATCCCGTGTACATAAATGCACAAGGCGCTCTAGGGACCGATTTTGCCATCATGGGGAGAACCCTCAATGCTCCAG GTGACTGGTGGGCGAGCTATGGTTATGAGATTCCGACGCTACAAAGAGTAGCAATAAGGATACTAAGCCAACCATGTAGCTTTCATTGGTGCAGATGGAATTGGAGCACGTTTGAGACCGTACATACGAAGAAACGAAACAAAGTGGAGATGGAGAAACTAAATGATTTGGTTTTTGTGCATTGCAATCTTTGGTTACAAACAATATGTCAGGGTAGGGATGGAAAATGTAAACCCATCATCTTTGATGAAATAGATGTTAGTTCAGAATGGCCAACCGAATCGGAACCTTCGGTTCCTCTATTGGATGATTCATGGTTAGATAATTTGCCCCTTGAATGCAGAGGTAGTCCATAA